The segment TTCTTAGAGCGCCCCTATAGCCGTAAACGCTTATTATAACTGCCTCCTTTCCTCCGCTGTTATCTGCCACATTAACACTGGTGTAGTTTTGGAGTCCTGGAGTTAAACCTTTCCTTGAGCCTAACACTTGCATCTTTTCCGGCATTTATTTCACCTCTTGCCAAGAACCACGAAAGAAACTGACTTAGCAATAGGCCTAGTTTCTGCTATCACTACCTTGTCCCCTTCCTTTACTTCTAGACAAGAAGGGACCTTAGCATGAATTCTACTCGATCTCCTTTCATATCTCTTGTACTTATGATCATAGAAGAGATACGTTCTCTCAACTACACCCATTTTTTGGGCTCTATTTTTAATTAATATACCCTCTATTATTATACCTCTTACCTTTAAACTCCCATGGTATGGGCAATCCCTGTCATCACACTCCCTAGAAGGAGGGTTGACCCCAGGAATCCCCACGTTCTTTACTTTAACTTGAGACATGTAGTCACCTCAACCTTTTTACAGGCTTACCACCTAAGGCTTCGCCACTTATAGTAATGTGTTGTCCTTTAAAATCTATCTCATATATACCATTTGCTTTTATTATGGTAAAGAAAGTTCTCTTGTCCTTGATGACTATCGTTCTCTCTGACTCGTAGATAATTGTCCCCTCTCTTCCAACAAGAGAGTGATCAGAATAAGCAATTATCTTTAAATGTCCACCTATAAGATCGTAAAATGAAAAATTATTTTTTCTCATTTGACTTTTTCTGAGATAATATAGTATTAATTCTTGCTATATCTTTTCTTATGTTCCTTATGGACGAAGTATTTTTTAAAGTACCTAGTCTAGCCTCGGCTTTCCTTTTAAGTAAATCGGACTTAAGCTCCTCAAGTCTCTTCCTGAGATCTTCTTCAGAAAGGTTCCTTAATTCATTCATTTTTTTGCCCAACTTCCTCCCCTCCAGCTGTTGTATTGGAAATATTGCCGCCCTCATCAATTATTCTTACATTTGTTACTCTAACTTCGGCCTCGGTCGATTCTGATGTAGTTTCTGTCTTCTCTTTAAGCAGTATCTTATCTACTGTCCTAAGTGGTTTAGTTATAACTACTTGGACGCCATATATTCCCATCTTTAGAGTAGCAATCGCTATTGCTCTGTCCACCATGACATCTAATCCGTTTCCCGTTTTGTATACTATCCCTTCTTTCAATTTCTCAAACTTGGCTCTCTCCGAAGTTATCTTGCCGCTTACTATTACCTCAGCTCCTAGAGCACCAGCGTTCATTATTTTCCTTATTGTTATGAAAGCGGCTCTCCTAAAATGATATCCCTTCTCTAAAGTTACTGCTAATCTAAATGCCATTACTCTAGCGTTAAGTTCAGGCTTCTCTGGTTGAGCTACAGTTATTTGCGGGCTTTCAAGGTTAAAGTATCTCTCTAAGATTTGAGCTAATCTCTTTATTGTTTTACCATCTTTCCCTATAATTATGGCCGGTCTACCTGCATATATTGTCACTCTAGTCCCCATGGGCGTTTTACTTATTTCTGATCCGGCGTATTCTGCGTTGTAATATTCTTTAGCTAAGAACTCATCTACCATCACTCTTGTCATTGATTTTTGCAGGAAGTATTTTTTAATATCTACCATATTCACACCTCACCTACTATAACCTCAATATGTGAGGTTCTGTTGTACTTCTTCGTAGCCCTCCCAAAAGCTCTAGGAAGGAACCTCTTAATTAATAACCCTTTATGCGCAGCTATATGAACTATTTTCAATTTATCCTCGTCTAACCCTTTACCTTGAGCGTTCGCCATTGCGTTTCCTAAAGCCTTTAGAACATATCTAACAGCCTTATCTGGATATCTACCGCTCTTCACTTTCCATTTCTTAGATATATTAGACTTATGAGATGCTCCGTGACTATATCTCCAATATGGAAGTGATTCCTTTCTTTCCTGTACTCTTTGTAGAAACTCTTGAGCTTCTTTTACGTTCATTCCCCTTATTGCTTTACAAACGTTATAAAGGTCTTTTATTGAAACTTGAGCATTTTTTATGACAGCCTTTCCGACTCTGTTATCGTCCAGAGGTATATTGGGATAGATCCATGAACCCATATACATCACCCTTTCATAGCCATAAAGAGGCTAGATCTGGTTGCCTTAAGGCCAGGTTCACCATGCTCCACTTTCTGCACTGGTATGGAAAACTCACCAAGATAATGGCCTATCATCTCTGGAAGTATTTGAAACTCAACGAACTGCTTCCCATTATAAACTGCAAATTTTAAGCCTATCATCTCAGGTAATATCACCAGGCTCCTCACATGAGTCTTAATAGGCTTATCAAATCTGTTGTCTCTCCTTGTTTTCCTTATCTTTTCTATTAAGGATCTCTCAGCTGTCGTGAAACCTTTTCTAAGAGATCTTCTCTTTCTAGAAGGCAGAAGTTTAATGAACTCGTCCATAGGCATGTTTAGTAACTCTTCCAGAGACTTACCTCTATATTTAAACTTCTTCCATTCTACGGGTATTATATCTGATGACATCTACAAACCACTCCCCAATACATTATATAAACTCATTTCCTATCCCTCCTTCCTGTTCTACGTGCCGCGATATGACCGACTTTCCTTCCTGGAGGCGTGTTCCTAGCTACTGTGCTGGATCTACTTACGCTTTGATGTAAACCTCCACCATGTGGATGAGAAACCACATTCATTGCAACGCCCCTAACGTTAGGCCACTTAGATGCCCTAACCTTGTATTTCCAATAGTTATTCCCAGCCTTTAGTAGAGGCTTCTCCAGAACACCACCACCCGCTATTATCCCGATAGTCACCAAAGCGTTGCTGTCAATCTCTGTTATTTTTCCTGAAGGCATTCTTACCGCAATTTTATGCTCAGTCTTACCTGTTATAATACCGTATACGCCAGCAGTACGTGCATATCTACCTCCATCACCCCTATGAAGTTCCAAGTTGCACACGTAGGCTCCCTCTGGAGCTTCTCTAGCTGGTATTATGTTACCTGGAGCGGGAGGTGCCCCTTCACCTATTTCTATCTTTTGACCTACGACTAGTCCTTGTACTGCTGGAACATAGAACTGTTTACCATCATCCATTTTTATTTTAGCTACTGGTTCTAACATGCCTGGGTTGTGTAGTATATCTACAATCTTTGCTATATGATGGCCTTGAATTATAGGATATCTAGCCCTCCCTAGTCTTAACCAGCTAGGGCTCCTGAAGTTTATATTCCCCCTTCCAGCTCTTTGTTGAAGTAACTTCTTACCCAATCTTATCCCCTCATAAGATTCCTAGCTTCTGAGCTATATCAGAAGCTTTAAACTCTGGAGAAAGCTTAACGTAGGCCTTCTTTTCTCCGTTAGGTGTAATTAATATGTTCACCTTCTCTACCTTAACGTTAAAGGTCTTTTCGACCTCTCTCTTTACGGTTGTTTTGTTATCGTCTCTATCTACAATTAAGACTAGCGTGTTATTAGACTCTAAGAGCCTCACTGATTTTTCTGTAGAGATACTCTCCCGAATCATTTGATCAGCCCCTTAAATCTGTTCTGCAGAATGTTAATTGATGATTCGGTATAAATTACTAACCTGCCAGGATGACCACCAGGAGCCAGATGAATAACACTTACGTCTTTAGCGCTCACTATGTCTACGCCCGGCAAGTTAAGCGCTGCCTTAACCACTGGTAAACTGTAATCGTGAACCACTAGAAGGGGACCAACAGTTCTCTTGTACTTCCTCCCTCTCATCTTTCCTTTTCCTGCTCTAATTCGTCTATAAGAGGCCCTCTCAAGTTCAGCTTCTAGTCCTAATTTTATTAAGATGTCCTGTAACTCCTTGGTTTTTGAGATTTTCCCTAAATCGTCGACCACTACTAACGGGAGTTCTCCTGTAAATCTGTGTCCTCTTTTAGTTACCACATCCTTTACCGTAGTCGAAGCTAATGCGCTCACAATAGCCATGCGCTTTTCTCTCTCGTTTACCTCTTCATGAATCCTTTCGATTGTTGATGGAGGAAAAGCTAATCTGCCTCCTACCGTATTTGGAGCTAGAGCACCTTCTCCCGCTCCTCTTACACGAGGGACTCTTGCAAGCCCTAGGTTTATACCAAAGCTCTTTGCAGTAGTTCTTTTACCAGCCATAGGATCTCTTCCCTTAGGCTGTAAACCTTTTGTGAATGAGGAGTGAAATACCCTCCTTATTAGATCCTTTCTAATTGGATAGCTGAATATGGAAGGAAGAAGTATTGACTTATTTTTATTTCCAGATAAATCTAATACCTGAATTTCTTTTTCTTGGAGTATATAAAACATATTTTCACCCTTGCTTACTGTTCAAATCCACATATGTGAGTTTGGGAACTGGAAGCTGATTTGAGTAAGGCCTGATTGGATATCTTAGAAATAGAGGTCTCTTTATTGGGCCTATTGTAGAACCTTGTACTAGCAAATACGTGTTCCTAACCAAGCCGTATCTGACGAATCCTCCTTTAGGATTTATTTGATTAATTTCGTCTGAAATTCTTAATATTCTCTTGTTATACTCTGTCCTTCTATGATAACCCATTTGTCCAGGTTGTGGAACGTAACTAGGAGTTCCTAAAGAGGGACCTTTTGTCCCTACTTTCCTGCTCCCTTTTCTATGCTTGTGCCACCTAGGTAGCTCCTGTACCCCATATCTCTTTATAACGCCTTGGAAACCATAACCTGTCGTAACGCCTAATATATCAATTAGCTGGCCTTCATTAAACACATCTCTTACTGAAACGGTATTACCTAGGAGTTTAAGACCTAATTCGAGTTGAGCCTTAGGGTTACCTCCACCGATCTGAATTTCAGCTATATCTGGAGTCTTCTTGCCTAATGAGGGAATCAAATATGGCTGTGTGGAAACCAATAACCTGAAAAAGGATATGTTATCCAGATTAGACTCTATTTTCTTAAGCTGTTGCTCTGTTTTTTCCTTCTGTATTTTCAAACTCTTTATCCTTCTCGTGATATATTTAGACTTGTCGCTCAAATCCCCCCAAACCTCGCCTATAGACATGCTTTCCCCTTTTCCATCAATAGCGTAAGCTCTCAGAGACATCACTAAAATTGGGGGAGTTTCGATCACAGTTACCGGCATATAAATCTCCTTCC is part of the Metallosphaera cuprina Ar-4 genome and harbors:
- a CDS encoding 30S ribosomal protein S17 gives rise to the protein MSQVKVKNVGIPGVNPPSRECDDRDCPYHGSLKVRGIIIEGILIKNRAQKMGVVERTYLFYDHKYKRYERRSSRIHAKVPSCLEVKEGDKVVIAETRPIAKSVSFVVLGKR
- a CDS encoding ribonuclease P protein subunit — encoded protein: MRKNNFSFYDLIGGHLKIIAYSDHSLVGREGTIIYESERTIVIKDKRTFFTIIKANGIYEIDFKGQHITISGEALGGKPVKRLR
- the rpmC gene encoding 50S ribosomal protein L29, with translation MNELRNLSEEDLRKRLEELKSDLLKRKAEARLGTLKNTSSIRNIRKDIARINTILSQKKSNEKK
- a CDS encoding 30S ribosomal protein S3, which gives rise to MVDIKKYFLQKSMTRVMVDEFLAKEYYNAEYAGSEISKTPMGTRVTIYAGRPAIIIGKDGKTIKRLAQILERYFNLESPQITVAQPEKPELNARVMAFRLAVTLEKGYHFRRAAFITIRKIMNAGALGAEVIVSGKITSERAKFEKLKEGIVYKTGNGLDVMVDRAIAIATLKMGIYGVQVVITKPLRTVDKILLKEKTETTSESTEAEVRVTNVRIIDEGGNISNTTAGGEEVGQKNE
- a CDS encoding 50S ribosomal protein L22, with protein sequence MGSWIYPNIPLDDNRVGKAVIKNAQVSIKDLYNVCKAIRGMNVKEAQEFLQRVQERKESLPYWRYSHGASHKSNISKKWKVKSGRYPDKAVRYVLKALGNAMANAQGKGLDEDKLKIVHIAAHKGLLIKRFLPRAFGRATKKYNRTSHIEVIVGEV
- a CDS encoding 30S ribosomal protein S19, which translates into the protein MSSDIIPVEWKKFKYRGKSLEELLNMPMDEFIKLLPSRKRRSLRKGFTTAERSLIEKIRKTRRDNRFDKPIKTHVRSLVILPEMIGLKFAVYNGKQFVEFQILPEMIGHYLGEFSIPVQKVEHGEPGLKATRSSLFMAMKG
- a CDS encoding 50S ribosomal protein L2, translated to MGKKLLQQRAGRGNINFRSPSWLRLGRARYPIIQGHHIAKIVDILHNPGMLEPVAKIKMDDGKQFYVPAVQGLVVGQKIEIGEGAPPAPGNIIPAREAPEGAYVCNLELHRGDGGRYARTAGVYGIITGKTEHKIAVRMPSGKITEIDSNALVTIGIIAGGGVLEKPLLKAGNNYWKYKVRASKWPNVRGVAMNVVSHPHGGGLHQSVSRSSTVARNTPPGRKVGHIAARRTGRRDRK
- a CDS encoding 50S ribosomal protein L23 — its product is MIRESISTEKSVRLLESNNTLVLIVDRDDNKTTVKREVEKTFNVKVEKVNILITPNGEKKAYVKLSPEFKASDIAQKLGIL
- the rpl4p gene encoding 50S ribosomal protein L4 — encoded protein: MFYILQEKEIQVLDLSGNKNKSILLPSIFSYPIRKDLIRRVFHSSFTKGLQPKGRDPMAGKRTTAKSFGINLGLARVPRVRGAGEGALAPNTVGGRLAFPPSTIERIHEEVNEREKRMAIVSALASTTVKDVVTKRGHRFTGELPLVVVDDLGKISKTKELQDILIKLGLEAELERASYRRIRAGKGKMRGRKYKRTVGPLLVVHDYSLPVVKAALNLPGVDIVSAKDVSVIHLAPGGHPGRLVIYTESSINILQNRFKGLIK
- a CDS encoding 50S ribosomal protein L3, with protein sequence MGHRKLSSPRRGSAGLRPRKRSEDILPSPRSYPVLNSSSPVMLGFIGYKAGMTHVYMIDEDKSSSMYGKEIYMPVTVIETPPILVMSLRAYAIDGKGESMSIGEVWGDLSDKSKYITRRIKSLKIQKEKTEQQLKKIESNLDNISFFRLLVSTQPYLIPSLGKKTPDIAEIQIGGGNPKAQLELGLKLLGNTVSVRDVFNEGQLIDILGVTTGYGFQGVIKRYGVQELPRWHKHRKGSRKVGTKGPSLGTPSYVPQPGQMGYHRRTEYNKRILRISDEINQINPKGGFVRYGLVRNTYLLVQGSTIGPIKRPLFLRYPIRPYSNQLPVPKLTYVDLNSKQG